The stretch of DNA GAAGCCGTTCCAGACGGAGTCGGGCAAGATCGAGATCATCTCGCGCTTTGTCGAGGAACACGACTATCACGACGTCGCCTACAAGACCAAGTGCCTGGGCCAGGGCTTCATGGAGCCCATCGGCCACTACAAGCAGGTCGAGGTCAGCCCCTTGAGCGCGCTCGTGAACAAGCATCCGCTGTACATGATCACGCCGCATGCGTTCTACCGCCAGCACTTCTGCCAGGACGAGAACCCCTGGTTCCGCGACGAGTATCGCATGGACGTGTGGATCTCCGCCGCCGACGCGGCAAAGCGCGGCATCAAGGACGGCGACATGGTGCTCGCCCACAACGGCGTTGGCCAGTGCCTGCTGCCGGCCTATGTCACGAGCCGCCTGACCCCGGGCATCGCCTGCATGATCTTCGGGCGCAACTACGATCCGTCCCACCTCAAGACCGAGATCATGCCCGAGGGCATCGACCGTGCCGGCTCTTGCAACTTCCTCATTCCCTCGGAAGACTACAGCCATCGCCGCGGCATCTTGCTGTGCGCCGGCATGATCGACATCACGAACGTGGAGGGCAAGGGCTTCAGCATCGAGTGCGAAGGAGTGGAATAATGACCCAGTACGCGTTTTTCTTCGACCAGAATCGCTGCTACAACTGCCATGCGTGCGTTGTCGCCTGCCGTGACTGGAACGACATCCAGCCTGGTCCGGTGAAGTGGCTGCGCCTGCTTCAGTGGGAGAAGGGCGTGTGGCCCACGCTGCGCATGAACACGCTGTTCGCCACGTGCTACCACTGCGAGAATCCCGTGTGCGTCGACGCCTGCACGCACCACGCCCTGTTCAAGGAGGACAAGTACGGCGCCGTGCTGCTTGACGAGGACCTGTGCGAAGGCGATCGCAACTGCTGGAAGGCCTGCCCCTACGGCGCTCCCCAGTACGAGGACGACGCGGCCGGCACGCCCATGAGCAAGTGCGACATGTGCTACGATCGCCTCGAGCAGGGCGAGCTTCCCGTGTGCGTCATGTCGTGCCCGGGCCGCGCGCTCGACTTCGGCACGCTTGAGGACATGGAGGCCAAGTATGGCACGCTCAAGGCGCTGCCCGACATGCCCGACGGCGCCTTCGTGAAGCCTGCCGTGGTGTTCAAGCCGGTCAATCCGCGCAAGGAGGTCGTGCCCTACGACGTCGACCGCGCCATGGAGCTGCTGCGCGACCGCGGCGAGGACCTGCCGCCGCAGTTCGAGTACGAGGACGTCGAGAGCGCCGAAGAACGCATCGGCTACGGCAAGCTCGTCATGAAGGCTGCGAGCGTGGAAGAAGCGCTTGCCCTCTCCAAGAACGAGGAAGGGTAGGCCTTTTGCGGAAGGCGGGGCCGCGTCGTGTGCGGCCCCGCGACACGCGCGGTGGCGCCTGGTCGGCGTTTCCCTAGGCTAACACTGATCAATTTCGTCAGCTTTTGGCCCGCAGGGCGGCGGCTGGTATGAAAAGGAACGACAAGCAAGAAGGAGAGGCTTATGGGGTCACTTGATTTGCAGGAGAGGGAGCGCCTCGTCGAGGCGCTGTCGATCACGGCCCGCGCATTCGAGCGCGAGGCGGACGAGGCTCTGTTCGGCTCGATCGAGGCGTATGCGGAAAACCCCTTGGCGGGCTTGCCGGAAGAGGCGCAGAAGCTGGCCGACCGTGCGCAGCGTCAGCTGACGAAGGCCCTGCGCTCGCGTGAGGAAGCCGATGACCAGGCGCTTTGGAAGGACTACCTTGACGCCGGGTATGCCGAGCTGTTCCTCGGCGTGTCGACCGACCCCATTGCCCCCTTCGAGTCGGTGTACCGCAGCACGGAGAAGACGCTCTACAGCAAGCAGTACTTCGCCATTGCCGACCTGATGAAGGAGGTCGGCTTCGCGAAGCCGCAGGACTTCGCCGAGCCCGAGGACCATCTCGCGATGGAACTGGCCTTGTATGTGAAGCTCAACCGCGACGCCGACGCCGCCGCGAAGAGGGGAGACGAGCAGGAAGCCCGGCAGCTCTTCGCCTTCGCCCAGGTCCTCAAGGAAGACCACCTGGACAAATGGGTCGGCCAGGCGTGCGACGACCTCATCGCGCACGACGACAGCAACGGCTTCTACAGCGGCATGGCGAACCTGGCGAAAGCGGTCTTGCTGGTCCTGTAAAGCAACGCCGGCGGGCAGCGCTTGGGGCCTGCCCGCCGGCGTGCGTTATGCAGGCGGTCTGCCGTCTCCCAGGTCGAGAAGACGAAGTTGGGGCAGGGGTGCGTCGCTGCGGCAAGGCATCGGACAGTGTTTTCCCTACGCCACCTGGTGTTTGCTGAAGCCGTGGGCGGCGAGCGCTGAGCCGCCGACGAACAGGGTCGCGTAGAGGATCGCGATCACGACAGGGTATTCGACGACGACCGGGCCGAGCGAATAGGACACCATGTCGAACAGGTTGTACGGGTTCAAGGCGTTGCAGGGGAACATCGTCAAGGAACGTCTTGTATTCGCGAAGGGCCTCGGTTGCGCGTTCGTTGGTGATGGGTCCCGCAAGCGCGTCGGCGTTCGCCTTCATCTGCGCGATGGCCGCCGTGCCGACCAGGTCTCCGTCCACTTGGTTGGGATCGGGCGTGCGTTGCTGGACAATGTTGAGGCAGAGGATGACGCACAGCATGGCAAGGATGGCTCCGAAGGAGACCTGTGCGACGCGTCTCGAGCAGATCTTTTTGATCTCAAATCTGACCAAACTACTCATGATAAGCCTCCTTCTTTTCGGCAGCATCGCCGGATTGCTCGCTGAACAGGTGCAGGTACACGTCCTTCAACGTCGGTTCGACAGAGTGGGCCTGGGCATGGGGGCGAACTTCTGAGACCAGGCGCACGACGGCCATGCCGCTTCGGTCGTAATGGAGGTTGCCGACATTCATGTGCGCGGCCAGAGCGTCAGCCTCCTGCGGGGCAACGCTGCATTCCCAGACGCACCCGCGGATGTCTGCGACAATCTGCTCGACCGTTCCCGTCATGACGATGGAGCCGGCGCGCATCATGAGGATCTCATCGGCAATGTATTCGACGTCCGAGACAATGTGGGTGGAAAGGATGACGATCTTGTCCTGCGCAAGAGAAGAGATAAGGTTGCGGAAGCGAACGCGTTCCTTGGGGTCGAGGCCGGCAGTCGGCTCGTCAAGCACGAGAATTTTCGGATCGTTGATGACCGCTTGCGCGATGCCGAGTCGCTGCTTCATGCCGCCCGAGAATGCGCGGATCTTTTGCTTGGAGACGTCCGCCAGGCCGACCAGGTCAAGGAGCTCTGCTGAACGTCTTTTTGCCGCACGTCTGTCAAGCCCTTTGAGCGCGGACAGGTAGAGCATGAAGTCGAGGGCGGTGAAATCGGGGTAGTATCCGAAGTCCTGCGGCAAATACCCGAGAAGGCTTCGGTAATCAGCGCCGAGCCGTTCAATCGGGTTTCCGTTCCATAAAACGCTTCCTGACGTGGGTTTCAGCACGTCACATATCATGCGCATGAATTTTCCCAGAAGGAAAGAAACTTTGGGCGGGCAAATCGTTTGACCTTGTGAAGCGCTTGAGGTTCTGTCAATCAATTTGCTAGCGAATGATATTCATTTGCTATAATCGGCGTGATCGACGGAGTGAATAAAGGGGCATCAATGACCAACGTACAGATGAACCTAAGGATAGACAAGGACGTCAAACGCAAGATGGACGCGACTGCGGCTGCTCTCGGCACCACATCTGCGGCTGCGATGAACATCTTCGCCCGGCAGTTCGTGGCCGTCGGCGGATTTCCCTTCGACGTGAAGATCCCCCAGAGTTCCGAGGTCCCGCGCATAGACCGAGGCAAGCTCTACCAGGCCGAGAGGATGCGGGATGGGTCCCCCGTGCTGCCGAGCGAGTGGCGCGATCAAGAAGGGGACATCTATGACGATCTTGCCTGAGCCGCTTGAAGTATGGCTCTGCCGTTTCAGGTTCCTTGATATGCCCCAGGTGAAGAAGGTTCGCCCCGCGATAATCCTCGAAGCGGATGAGGGAGCACTCGTGGTCGTCGCCGTCAAGGTGACGAGCCATGGGCCTCGCGACGAGCCGGGTGAGTTCGAAGTGGTTGACCTGGAGTCCGCAGGGTTGCTGAAGCGCTCTACCGTGCGCTGTTCTCAGGCCATCGAGCTGCCGTACTCCGACCTCATCAGGCCTATCGGTAAGCTTGCGCCCGTGGACGCGTTCAGTCTCGTCGGCGCTCTGGAGGAGACGGGCATAACGCGCGGCCCCGAATCTCGATAAGCGTCTCCCCTGGCAAAATCGCTGCGGCATTCAAGCGAGAGACGAGTGTGGTGCTCGCCGAATCTCGCTGCCTCCCTCGCCTGCCGAACGCGTTGCTTCTGCGCTGGCGTTGCAGGCACAGCCAATCCTTCAAAAAAAGAGTCATTTCTGGCGGCCGACGCTTTGCTCGACGAGCTGAGCTGGAAGCAGGTCTTCTTCATGAACTGCGTCGCCCTGTTTCCGGAGCCGCCGACCATCAAGGACATGGCAAGCCTCTTGGGCTGCTCGCACCAGAACGCCAAACAGGTCTCGTCCAAGCTGGAGGCGGCCGGGTATCTGCAGTTCCAGCGGGACGCAGCGGACGGGCGCAAGCGGAGGATGGCCCTGACCGAGAAGGCCGTGCGCTTCAGAAGCCGGTACGAGGCGGCGAGCGAGCAGGCCATGCGGCGGCTTTTCGCGGACGTCCCCGACGACGCGGTCCACAACATGGTCCAAACGTTCGTGCGGCTCATTGAAAACGTCGACGCGATGAAAGGGGAAGGACATGAAGACGATCGTGGTCTATAGCTCCAACACCGGATTCACCGAGCGGTATGCGCTCGGGCTGTCGAAGCGGCTGGGTCATGGGCGGCACGATCACGGGGCTGGAGAAGCGTGGAGATGACGGCGGGTCGAGCCGGGGCCGGGCGGCGCAGTTGCGTTTTGCCGTCGGCCCCGACGCCTCCGACGCGCTTCGCGTCCCGACCTGTGGTGATTCGCTGAAATATCCGCTCACGTGGAAGAAGTGAGAGTATAA from Xiamenia xianingshaonis encodes:
- a CDS encoding 4Fe-4S dicluster domain-containing protein; this encodes MTQYAFFFDQNRCYNCHACVVACRDWNDIQPGPVKWLRLLQWEKGVWPTLRMNTLFATCYHCENPVCVDACTHHALFKEDKYGAVLLDEDLCEGDRNCWKACPYGAPQYEDDAAGTPMSKCDMCYDRLEQGELPVCVMSCPGRALDFGTLEDMEAKYGTLKALPDMPDGAFVKPAVVFKPVNPRKEVVPYDVDRAMELLRDRGEDLPPQFEYEDVESAEERIGYGKLVMKAASVEEALALSKNEEG
- a CDS encoding TorD/DmsD family molecular chaperone; its protein translation is MGSLDLQERERLVEALSITARAFEREADEALFGSIEAYAENPLAGLPEEAQKLADRAQRQLTKALRSREEADDQALWKDYLDAGYAELFLGVSTDPIAPFESVYRSTEKTLYSKQYFAIADLMKEVGFAKPQDFAEPEDHLAMELALYVKLNRDADAAAKRGDEQEARQLFAFAQVLKEDHLDKWVGQACDDLIAHDDSNGFYSGMANLAKAVLLVL
- a CDS encoding ATP-binding cassette domain-containing protein — its product is MRMICDVLKPTSGSVLWNGNPIERLGADYRSLLGYLPQDFGYYPDFTALDFMLYLSALKGLDRRAAKRRSAELLDLVGLADVSKQKIRAFSGGMKQRLGIAQAVINDPKILVLDEPTAGLDPKERVRFRNLISSLAQDKIVILSTHIVSDVEYIADEILMMRAGSIVMTGTVEQIVADIRGCVWECSVAPQEADALAAHMNVGNLHYDRSGMAVVRLVSEVRPHAQAHSVEPTLKDVYLHLFSEQSGDAAEKKEAYHE
- a CDS encoding type II toxin-antitoxin system RelB/DinJ family antitoxin gives rise to the protein MTNVQMNLRIDKDVKRKMDATAAALGTTSAAAMNIFARQFVAVGGFPFDVKIPQSSEVPRIDRGKLYQAERMRDGSPVLPSEWRDQEGDIYDDLA
- a CDS encoding type II toxin-antitoxin system PemK/MazF family toxin encodes the protein MTILPEPLEVWLCRFRFLDMPQVKKVRPAIILEADEGALVVVAVKVTSHGPRDEPGEFEVVDLESAGLLKRSTVRCSQAIELPYSDLIRPIGKLAPVDAFSLVGALEETGITRGPESR
- a CDS encoding MarR family winged helix-turn-helix transcriptional regulator, which translates into the protein MNCVALFPEPPTIKDMASLLGCSHQNAKQVSSKLEAAGYLQFQRDAADGRKRRMALTEKAVRFRSRYEAASEQAMRRLFADVPDDAVHNMVQTFVRLIENVDAMKGEGHEDDRGL